Sequence from the Zeugodacus cucurbitae isolate PBARC_wt_2022May chromosome 2, idZeuCucr1.2, whole genome shotgun sequence genome:
ATCAGACgccatttttataagaaataagtaagagttgttatttatttagcaaaaaagtttgcgtataaataatgcaaaaatatacataaataaagtgaagaaaCACTTGCGATAAGTAggtaattaaagaaataaatacgcTATAATATGGACACTAGTTTATCCAGTAGTGAATTTAAGAGATTTTTATGTGTCGTACATGGTTTCCCAACTGCGTGAACCTTTCGAATGATCTCTGGATGCTGCGCGTTCCGGCTGCGGCACTAAGGCCAtttcttcatcttcttcttccCCTTCTTCCTCTTCTCCCTCTTCTTCTTCATTCTgtaatggaaatatttaatattgatttatttaacaGTGATACCTTCCTATACACTACTCTTCTTATTGTCTGTCTGTAGGGTACGTTGTATGCCCAAGCGCTTGGTGCTATCCGAACTGGATGAGCACTTTAGCTCTGTACCGCCGGAAAGACGAGATTTTGTCGGTGTTGATTTCGATTTTGCCGGTGCTGCTTTAGATTTCGCTGGTGCCGGCTTGGTTTTCGTTGGTGAGGGTGATGCTGATTTTTTCCGCTTCTTCTCATCTATAGTGACCACTTTCTGTTTGCCTTTTTTCGCTTTCTGTCGCACTTTACTTTCGGGCTCGGACGAGGAATAGTAATCGAGTGATGTTGTTTCGATAATGGGTGCGCTTTCCGATTCCTTGGTGGCACGCTTAGAGCATGGAATGCATTTTGCAGCCGGTtgacaagccagcgacgatgtGGAAGTGGACGCGCGTCGGTCTGGAAAGTTGAAATTGATTAGTTAGAGctgttttatttcactttttacattttttctttgatcTACGTGGTTGTGTTGCAATGACCGATTTCGTTTCGGGCTTAATAACGATCTCTTCATCGGCTGGTTTCTTTCTGCATAGGAAAAAGTTACACCACGCAGGGCATTTACGCTtttttttcggtggctttggtttTGGTTCGGTCTTGCGCCTACGCTTACGATATCTCAATAGCATAGCGACCAGCAGTATGATCAGTAATATGAGCAGTATAAGTCCTATAATGCAACAAAGATACTTGAGATAGTGTTTTTGTTCTTCCGATGTCAACTTGATTAGGGACCCGCCGCCACCATGCTTTCCACCCTTTGATTTACACTTTGTCTTCTTGGCTTTATGTGTTTGATTCTGTTCTGTATGGGCACCATGTTGGCCTTGTTGTGCTTTATTACTCTGTTGAGCTTTAGATTTATCCTTAGACTTATCGCAAATCTTTCTGCTCTGCAGTTGTCTATTGTCGTTGGCGCTTTTCTCAAACCAACGTTTACTGTTGATCATTGTTTGTCTGGCTTTCTCTTTTATCTTGTATTCCAATGCCTTTTGTGCGAGTTCCATGTCGGAAAAGCCATCGTCGCTTTTACTATTATCGCCCGCACCGACAGTGTCGCCAAAACGCGTACCACTCAGATCGTCTTTGCGTTGATTGAGCGCTTGATCATCGTCCAAGTCCAATGCCTTACGGCCTTTCCTCAATTTTTCAACAATCCGCAGTACACCACCCAGACCGGGATAGAACTCCTCGTCGGAGAGATGCGGTTTCAAGTTCTCATTAATCCAAGCTATAAATTTGCAATTGAAAGCTTCCTGTGGCATTGACTGTGATTGATAGCAACGTGTGACCGTTTCATAGAATCGTAAAATCACGTAAGCGGATTTCAGTGATCGGAGATCATAATTGCGACGCTTCCGAAATGGCAACCAAATATTGCTCAAACCATTCTCAATGCAATCGGCCTCCAGTTTTGGCAAAGCCACGAGCATAACATTCTCCTCGCCATCGCTGGTCGGCAACATTTCGAGGCGCGCACAGCCGCTCGGTCCGCCACCAGCACCGTTGCCATCGGCACCACATTCCGAGCCCCTTATCGAGTCCACACGCACATTATCCATTTCCTCAAGTAAAATTGGCATTCTCCAGCCATTGCCGTTAGTGTTCAGAAAGGACTTGCATTGTTGATACAGCTCTACCACACTACTGACCACCCTGAGACTAGCCTTGCCGCCATAAAAGGAATACTTAGCCACTGGCAGCATGTATGAGCGCAAGTAACCGCCAAGCATATCGTAATAAGCACGCTCCACCACCTTTCTCGAAGCGTCGTTCATCCTTTGTATCATCTCATTGCCGTTGTAAAAGTAATTCAGCAGCATATTTAACATATCGTCGTTGAGCAGACATTTCGGCAGATCTTTCGGCAACAAGTACTATAAAGAAATGATGAATTTTGACTTCgctcttcatttataaaagccGACAAGTGAACACACGTTACCTCAAAGTCTCGACGTGCGGCCATCAAATTCAAATCTTCCGGCGAAAAGCAATTCTTACGTGTACTATCGAAAAGATTCGAACCGACAAACTCATTGATTTCCGTATTAGACATATCTTCCTCTTCAACTCTACGTAAATATTTCAGTCTTCTTGTTGGACCTTCCTCAGGTTCGACCGGAAGGTCGTCTAGCTGGCACGTGTTGTCCGCTTCGCAGCCATCGTTGTTATTGAGCACATGAAAATTCATGATACCCTGATTGAACTCGCTGTTAAGATCGGCGGCAAGCTTTAGACCATCCGCGAATTGACTAGGCTGCTCGATGGTACGCAAATCGAAATCGTACACTGGACAGCCGCCTGGACAGAGCAGCATCAGCAGCACTATAGACACACATATTTTCatcttttcatttcaaatactttttcaaAACTGATAAATTCTTGCCGATTGACGTCTACAGCAAATCAAAAGCCCCTGTGATCAATTGAATCGTCTACAGTTTTATGTGTGTgaatttcgatttcgattttgttaagtttttgttGCTTACGCTTTtcgatattaaatatttttttgttgcaagcgAATTCCGTTATGTAAGTAGCGTAGGAATGCGCAAAGGTTTATGGAGGCGAGGTGGCGACAGTCCGACGGAAACGAAAAGAACTTTCATAGATGGAAAATGTTCTGAAAAAGAAACGTTCCCCTTCTTTCATTTATGACGTGagtctaatatttatttctgtcaAAGGACCTTCGAAAGTAGTAATGGGACAAAACTGTCGTAATCTCCATTTTTATGATAACATTGAAAGCGCTATGTATCTAACATATTGAAGTGAATGTGGTCTTGTCTAAAACGAGAGAATACGAGTTTGGGCCGATTGTAAGCAATTATCGAGAGTTATTTCTATTTAACACTCCACTGTCATACTCTGAGAGAGACACTCatgttttgtaaacaaaaaacttcCTTCAGTTGCTAAACTGACGTCACAATACCATCGGCATAAACTCGGTATTCTCTCGAGTCGGAGGTGtgattgtattaaataattttgaatgctGAAACTGATCACGTTGATCACATGAATACATAAACCAGACTTTATCGCTAAAAAGCCAATTGAATTTGGCCATAAGTAGGTTTTACAGTGATTAACCGTTACGCATTCGACGGCTTGTACTTTTAGCACGCGATCCAGCCGAAATCGAGCGCAGTAATCTGGTGAATATCTGTAAACTCGTGGTAAAGGAATTGTTAGAGCAATCGCTACGCTTCGGACGCATGTTGGACTCGGATCATCTACCACTGCAGCACTTCTTCATCGTAATAGAACATGTACTAGGTCATGGTTTGCGACCAAAGAAGGTGTGTTTCACTATCACTTCACATCTTCTTAGAGAGTGTTCTCTTTATACAACTAACCGCATATTTTAGGGTCTTTTGGGGCCACGCAAAGAATTGTGGGATCTGTTGCAGAGCGTAGAAAACTATTGTCCCGAAGCGCAGGACATCACCGCAAGTGTACGTGATTTGCCCACCGTGCGCACGCATATTGGACGCGCTCGCGCCTGGTTACGCATAGCGTTGATGCAGAAGAAATTGGCCGATTATTTGCAGGCGCTTATCGAGCATCGAGACGACTCACTCTACGAATACTACGAACCGCATGCGCTAATGATGAGCGACGAGGTGTGATTTTCAATAACAGTGATTTAGCTAGTATTTTTCAAACCCtttccttttttctttatttttgtgtcGGACCGCCATAGATTGTGGTGATTATGGGCATTTTAGTGGGTCTAAATGTTATCGATTGTAATTTGTGTGTGAAAGAGGAAGATTTGGATTCACAACAGGGTGTTATCGACTTTTCGCTTTATCTGCGCTCGAGTTCGCGCAGTACCGAGAACGACGAGGAGATCAATCAGTCATTGGAGGCGAATGGTCAGGGCAACATGATTGCTGTGTTGGACCAAAAGAACTATATTGAAGAGCTCAATCGGCATTTAAAGTATGTACTGCTCTGGGAAGGTTGTGTAGGCAATTGCGCAACACAGTGACGAACGATTTTCATCAGTAATATAGTGAGGAAAAATTTAAGTCTAGGAAGtactcgatttttttaaattttttctaagaaaaaacaataaatatgaaaactttcgttcgaaaaaaatcataatttgtcTATGTAAGATCTTCCATACGGCATATAGACTTGACCACTTaagtatttcgaaaataattgccGCTGTGTTGCGCAATTGATCCTCTGATCCTCTTTGGAccctaaataaaattttaatcacTTCTGTGATTTCTCTTTAGTGCCACAGTCGGTAATCTACAGGCTAAAGTTGAATcccttacaacaacaaatgcgcttATGAAGGAGGACTTAGCGATTGCGCGCAATAGCCTTTTAGCCTTACAAGCCGAGAATCAGGCACTACGTCAAAATGCCACCATTACCAGTACGTATACTCTTGctttccctctctctctctcacacacaaTGTGGGCATATTCTATTTCATATATCACATATTTCGCCGTAGAAGATGTTCCTACATCAAATGCGGAAGCCAGTCCAAACAAATCGTCCGATCGTGCGAACAAAGCCACGATCGAAACACTCACCGCCGAGTTGAGTGaggagaaaaagaaaaataccgAACTCGATAAGGAGTTGAAATTGCAAGTGTCCCTCAAAGCCGAATCAGATATGGCAATGAAATTGCTTGAGAAGGATATACACGAGAAGCAGGATACAATTGTATCGCTGCGACGACAATTGGAcgatataaaacaaattaatttggaAATGTATCGCAAATTACAGGTGGGTACGAGCAGGTGGTGTAAAAGCCGAGGGTTATGAAAAAACGAATTAACAAGATACAAAATGTTACTTTTGTAgctcaatttaattatttaattaattatgtgtattaaataaattgacttaattaaaattgcaattaagtaaattgagttcaattaagtgaaaatattaatgaattgtGAAGAAATGGGTTTCGAGTTgtttaaactatttaatatggtcaattagctaattgactcaattaaatgaaattgatttAAGTATTCAATTaagtcaaaatattaataaattgtgaaaGAATGGGGCTCGAGTTGTTTAAAATGTCTAATGTAGTCAATTagctaattgaataaattaagtgAAGTTAATTTAggtgatattattattaaattttaattttttgaaataaataaatgaaatatttcaatttttttattaaatggttcaactttaatttcaattttctaattgaattaataataaaatatataaaatatttttttttgggacttATTGTTAATattcttatttatatgtaagcTATTTAATatagtaatatttatataaacataatttGCATTACGTACGCTCTTTATAACACACCATCAACATTTCGCGACTCATCAGGAATGTGAAGACGAGCTAACACAAAAGGGTGAAATGGTCTCGCGCCTACAAACCAAAGCTTCACAAATCGGCAACATACTGCAATCGCTCGAGCGGAAATACGAGTCTAAAttggagcaacaacaacagcagcaacaacccgTTGGCGATAAATCGCCCGCGTCACGCCGTCaacaaaatctacaaaaattCGAAGCGCTCACCAAAAAGCATCGACAGGACATTGGACCACCGGTGAAGCGTTTGCATTTGAAAGTCGACGCCATACCACCATTCAATCCCAACAACTACCGCAAATCACCATCGGCAACGGTCGCACCTGGTGAAAAACTAGAGACTGAGGGCGAACTGAAAACACCAACTTCGGCGAAATCGTTTACCGAAGTGGTCAAATCCTATCCGGATAAGCCGATGGACACCTGCAAAAGTGATTATGCGTTGTCGCAGGAGAAAAtctaaaattgaagaaaaaaatatttatattagtaatttatgtattaattaaattattgattACTTGAGGTTAAGcatttattttacaacaacaacatacacgtAGGTGCAAGTGTATGCATGTAATTGCGAAAATCATTTCGCAAACTATAGTTGCAAGTTCTGTTAGCATTTTATATTAGTCATGCTCTAgcaatatgtatgtgtttagatGCTGCAAAGCTACAGAAAAAAaagtatgcaaaaatatttttgaaaaatttcgaaaaaaaattaattgaaagtttAAAGTCTcaacatatttcatttaaagatatacatatataaataaaataacaataacaacaacaataatgctgTATAATTGTCgttagcatatatatatagtatggcTTACTTTTCTCAAGTCCTTGCAGCTGTGAACAGTTATTACTAATACACGTATTCGCATACTAAAGGCCTTTTTATTATAACTTAGgagatattttgtgaaaaatacatacatacatacatacatatataaaagaagCCTAGATAAATgccatacatacttacatgcatatttagctacatatacaaacaaacatataaatatatattgttgttaaaaaatatggatgttgaaatgtatttgaattttaagagaAGGCGCAAAATAACTGCAGTCTATACAAAAGTACAATGCTATATGCTTACAGATTACAGATTACATgcagacatgcatacatatagacatacatatgtacatgtaagcAGCATAAATGAAATACCTGTGCGTAGATTATTACCGTAAAGttactatgtatgtacacatataaaaCCAATCAGAGGAACTCAAGTACTCAAATATTagagattaaaataaaaaaactaacaaactaacatacatacatacatatatcttcaaGTGTATAGTGCAGCatataacatatattcatatgtaataTTACCAACTAGTCAATGAAATTTTCGAATCAAAATCGGTTATAAATTCATTTAGCTTTTAGCGTACatacacaaatgtatttattctAAGTACATCTAGCCTTTAGCgcttattaaaattgaatttatttaattaaaattatttattattgttaaaaagTATGCTAGTAAATATTCTATGTGGCTTATTAACGCTAGTCGAAACAAGTATTAATTCAAAAAGCAGTATTTGTTACAACTTTAGCCATTACACAGTATGCTGTAGTGTATTCTACACAAAAGTCTatttaactaatatttattatataaatttattttgctatttattttgcaaaaatttagcgctctctctctctccctacCATATGTACTAAGATTATCTAGCATAACTTATAAATgcaaattatattgtattatacaaaatataaattgaaagtaaaattaaattacaattaagtaatatatatatgtatctattgactaaaataaagtgaataaaaaaatacaaattacttcAAACTGATATTAATTCACCTATGGAATTTTTGCTTTCTGCTATTTTCATATGCATTAGGAATGTGATGCTTCGCTCAAGCATAAAACCGAATTGCTCACGAAGCTCGAGAGTCAAAAGGAAGATATGGCCAGCACAATTGCACAGCTGGAGAAGAAGTAAGATTTTTGTTCTTTCAAAAAAGTTGTGTGAAATTGTGAGCATCGATAGTTggagcttaaataattaaaccaAAGGTTAAGTTTCCTTCCCACTCCTCATTTTCTGTCCTTTCTTACTGCAAATTCTTTGACACCTCTTGCCTAAAGTACAACGTTCATTTCTCTGATCTGCCGTTAAATTGAGTtgactagttgttgttgtcaggTTGGATATAATATCGAACCAGTTTCGGCTATGTAAATCCCACCCTTTTGAGAATTATAATAGAAACCGACTGGATCTATCGTTTCCTGGATAAATAGTCTCCTCAAATGAAAATTCACTTACAAGGAAGCACAGTTTTACTGAGAACACAAATTtcagtagaaaaaaaatatcccgATTTAATTCGTTTCTGCATGAAGAAGGGTTTGAACTCTATTAGAAGTCATCAAAtcgttatttttcttttaaatataccGCAATTGGAAATACGAAGTGATGCGAAGATTTCCGCTTCAAATGACGTTACCCTCATTCACTGCTACACCGGAGATATCACTTCATAAAGCTTCTATAACTTAAAGACCTTTGGAGTCATCCCACCATATTACCTTTGAACATTTttcgagaaatttaaaaacggAAATCAGTGAAATGACAATGTAATTAGTGTATGTGAACCTCAACAAGAATTTTCCACAAAATCCTTTGATTTAGAGTTAAAAATCGAAAACTATAAGGCAAAGGCATCCCTGTAAAGCTTCGTTTCTGTTTTAAAAAATGCCCTCAGGGATTCCGAAAGTCCACGgaattcaattttaaaactaatttcgcTTAACACGTCCATGTTAGGTCTCAAGGGCTCAACAACTGCAATATTCCTCTCACAACAGTCGGGTAACAGCAAAGGACTCTGATTTTTATCCGTTAAAATTTTGACTAATTTTGCTCATCACGTCCTTGTTAGGTCTCAAGGGCTCAACAACTGCAATATTCCTCCCACAACAATCGAGTAATCGGAAAGGACCCTCATTTTTATCCGTTAAAATTTTGACTAATTTTACTTATCACGTCCTTGTTAGGTCTGAAGGACTCAGCAACTACTATATTCCTCGCACAACAATCGGGTAATCGGAAAGGATCCTCATTTTTACCCGGTCAAATTTGGAGAGCGTTTTCTGTCGTTATCCTCTCATATAAGCTCTCGATCTCACAATTTCACAgccttaaataatataaatattaataactaaaacaattttattttcttaattttcatttaaacaaaatttcctTCACTTTCTCCACACACAGGTGGGACAATGATAAAAGCAACTTGGGTGAAATACTCAAGAATACGTCACAAACACTCTCCACACAGGTGAACGCATCCGAGGAGCGTGCCGCACGCGCCGAAGCTGAGGCGCGTATCGAACGCGAATGGCGACATTCGTTACAAGAGAAGGAAGTGAAGCTGAAGGAGAAAATTGGTGCATTGCAAAATGGCATAAAAGAGCTCACCGAAGAGGCACAACAGAATGCCAAACTGCGTGTTGAACTCGATCGCATGCGCACACAATGGACGGAGGCACAAACCACACTCGAAGAATTGGGCATACAGTTGAGTGTTAGCAAATTGAAGGTCTCCGAATTGGAGGATCGCGAAAGAAGGCAACAGCAATTGCGCTCATCCGATCTGTCGTTGCAGTCTCCCGCCGATGTGGGTAGTGCTGGTATATGGGCGCCAGATTCGATAGCTACACATTGCACGGCGTGCAAGAAGGAATTCGGTTTGACGCGCCGGAAACACCATTGTCGCAGTTGTGGCGAGATTTTCTGCAACACCTGTTCGGAGCACACACTGCCACTACTCAACGAACAGGGGCAACTAGGCAAGCCGGTGCGTGTTTGCGATCGCTGCTTTGAGACGAGAAAATGATGATGATGCTTTCACAAATTTACACTaatctaattttatattattctatATGTAGCTAAGGCATACAGAACcattgtattaaatatgtatgtatgtaaatgttcaTGTAACTATAtgaattgtatatgtattatcagtgtgtacatacatgtgttatatatatatagatacatttaccgattttgcatttttgcGTATTGCCGATGTTGTAATCACATGCTGTGCAGCCTcggtatttataaaaaaaaaaatcacaaactaTTTTAATTGTGTCCaacttgtgtatatgtatttacagtgGCAAATATTGTGCGAACCTATGAAAATTGAATAGTTTTTAGTGTAATAAGCGGTAAACGCTCGTATTTTAAACTGTATCCAATATGCCTGTATTcaatgtattgaaatatttattacttttcatacaaataaatcggatacaatttataaatattgaaaagcaAATGTTTGTTCGTagtttttttggtaaattataaatattatgaagagGTTAGAAACAAGATTAATAAGACACTtgccataatttttatattgtagTTAACTTAAAACACAACTGAAATAGTTTTTGACGGATATTGCTAAGGAAAGAGTGTATATCGGATGTATATAGAGACTCTTCCGGTTGTTCAGGCCCGGTTGTATAGATAATTGTACTTTTGTGTGTACCGCAAagcaataatttcatttaattacttaataattttgtttgtttttattggtttttcttatctttttatatacatatgtaaacaaaatgtGGAGGTGTTAAATTGACTCTAAAAAATATGAGTTGGTGCGTTGTTTATTGCTTTTGCGCGATGTTATCACTGACAATGTAATGTCGATAGATAGGGATCTTCTTGTCTTGTATGTAACGTCTAggtaaaaaacctatttgatttATTGTTGCATAccttttcatttgcttttttatCTTTGGTTTTAACTGAATTTATCAATTAATGAACGTTATGTACACAAATTTAaccttcataaaaatataatattgagtGCCATTTGATTCTAagctaaaatttagtattttcccTTCCCAAAGATTCTCAATTTGcagtttttcttttcatttgacattCTAAGCTAGAATTTAGTGTTTTTTCTTCCCAAAGATTTTTAACACAGCTTATAGCTATTTTAATATCCGCTGTCAACTCCAattgcatttatgtatatatggatttgTGAGTCAAAACAAATTCACCTACTACTAATTTTCAACTTTGTACACATTTGGTGTTTGTTTGACACATAAATTTGACACGACAACATGCAACCCTGTAGCAAAGCAAATTTGTAAAAGCAGAAAGAACTGAAAAAGCAGTAGTCAAAATTGGTTGCAAAGAAAAGGTTTGTGTTTGGAAATTGTTTACGTGTGGTTATGGAATTTGATAAATTTCG
This genomic interval carries:
- the LOC105216379 gene encoding uncharacterized protein LOC105216379 isoform X1, which codes for MKICVSIVLLMLLCPGGCPVYDFDLRTIEQPSQFADGLKLAADLNSEFNQGIMNFHVLNNNDGCEADNTCQLDDLPVEPEEGPTRRLKYLRRVEEEDMSNTEINEFVGSNLFDSTRKNCFSPEDLNLMAARRDFEYLLPKDLPKCLLNDDMLNMLLNYFYNGNEMIQRMNDASRKVVERAYYDMLGGYLRSYMLPVAKYSFYGGKASLRVVSSVVELYQQCKSFLNTNGNGWRMPILLEEMDNVRVDSIRGSECGADGNGAGGGPSGCARLEMLPTSDGEENVMLVALPKLEADCIENGLSNIWLPFRKRRNYDLRSLKSAYVILRFYETVTRCYQSQSMPQEAFNCKFIAWINENLKPHLSDEEFYPGLGGVLRIVEKLRKGRKALDLDDDQALNQRKDDLSGTRFGDTVGAGDNSKSDDGFSDMELAQKALEYKIKEKARQTMINSKRWFEKSANDNRQLQSRKICDKSKDKSKAQQSNKAQQGQHGAHTEQNQTHKAKKTKCKSKGGKHGGGGSLIKLTSEEQKHYLKYLCCIIGLILLILLIILLVAMLLRYRKRRRKTEPKPKPPKKKRKCPAWCNFFLCRKKPADEEIVIKPETKSVIATQPHRRASTSTSSLACQPAAKCIPCSKRATKESESAPIIETTSLDYYSSSEPESKVRQKAKKGKQKVVTIDEKKRKKSASPSPTKTKPAPAKSKAAPAKSKSTPTKSRLSGGTELKCSSSSDSTKRLGIQRTLQTDNKKSSNEEEEGEEEEGEEEDEEMALVPQPERAASRDHSKGSRSWETMYDT
- the LOC105216379 gene encoding uncharacterized protein LOC105216379 isoform X2; its protein translation is MKICVSIVLLMLLCPGGCPVYDFDLRTIEQPSQFADGLKLAADLNSEFNQGIMNFHVLNNNDGCEADNTCQLDDLPVEPEEGPTRRLKYLRRVEEEDMSNTEINEFVGSNLFDSTRKNCFSPEDLNLMAARRDFEYLLPKDLPKCLLNDDMLNMLLNYFYNGNEMIQRMNDASRKVVERAYYDMLGGYLRSYMLPVAKYSFYGGKASLRVVSSVVELYQQCKSFLNTNGNGWRMPILLEEMDNVRVDSIRGSECGADGNGAGGGPSGCARLEMLPTSDGEENVMLVALPKLEADCIENGLSNIWLPFRKRRNYDLRSLKSAYVILRFYETVTRCYQSQSMPQEAFNCKFIAWINENLKPHLSDEEFYPGLGGVLRIVEKLRKGRKALDLDDDQALNQRKDDLSGTRFGDTVGAGDNSKSDDGFSDMELAQKALEYKIKEKARQTMINSKRWFEKSANDNRQLQSRKICDKSKDKSKAQQSNKAQQGQHGAHTEQNQTHKAKKTKCKSKGGKHGGGGSLIKLTSEEQKHYLKYLCCIIGLILLILLIILLVAMLLRYRKRRRKTEPKPKPPKKKRKCPAWCNFFLCRKKPADEEIVIKPETKSVIATQPHRRASTSTSSLACQPAAKCIPCSKRATKESESAPIIETTSLDYYSSSEPESKVRQKAKKGKQKVVTIDEKKRKKSASPSPTKTKPAPAKSKAAPAKSKSTPTKSRLSGGTELKCSSSSDSTKRLGIQRTLQTDNKKK